The Halotia branconii CENA392 region TTACTGGTTGCAATTTTACAGCATTATCTTTATCTAGCAATTCTTCTGTCAAGCGTTTTGCTATGTCAATCTCTAAGCCTTGTAGATTGCCATTAGCATCTTTAAAAGCTAAGGGACGAAGGTTATCTTTAACAGCAATCTTTAAATAGCCCCGCCGTTGAATTTCTGGCATGGTGGCGGCAGATGCAGTCAATCCGATTCCTAAAAACGAATAGCAAAAAATAGTGGCTGACAATATCAAAGTTAAGTATGTACAAGCTTTGGGGGCAAATTGGCGTAGATTAGAGTAAAGAATGAAGGATGAAAAAAAGAATTTTTGCCTCATGTATGTATTCTTTTTTTCCAAGCAATTAGCTTCTCTTGGCAACTTATCTTCAGATCTATCTGTAGAATATACTTCAGCCTTCATTCTTTACACTTTACCCTTTTGCTTGGCTTGCCAATTCAGCAACTTTGCTAAAGCTAGCTGGATCGAGGACTGCCAATTGTGCCAACATCTTACGATTGAGTTGGATGTCTGCTTTTTTCAAGTTGCCCATCAGCTGACTGTAACTCAAGCCATGTTGTCTAGAAGCCGCGTTAATCCGGGTGATCCAAAGGCGACGAAAATCGCGCTTTTTCTTTTTGCGATCGCGGTAAGAACTGCGTAGTGCCTTCATTACCTGTTGGTTGGCGGTTCTAAATAAAGTTGAGTGAGAACCACGAAAACCTTTAGCTAGTTTGAGAATTTTATTGCGGCGTTTACGAGCTACATTACCGCGTTTTACCCTAGTCATAATTTATTTCCTGAAAAACTTATACTTACAAATATGGGAGCATCAAGCGCACATTCTCTGCATCGCGTTCATTGACAAGTGCAGTCTGGGACAGTTTACGCTTTTTGTTGGCAGACTTGTGTTCTAAAAGGTGATTTTTGAAAGCTTTACGGCGCACGATTTTACCTGTGCCAGTGGCACGGAATCGCTTCGCTGCTGCTTTACGGGTCTTTAATTTAGGCATGGTCTAGCTTGGAATCGACACAATCTCTAATTATAGACTAAGACCATGAAATTGCGCGAGTTGCTGGGTTGAAGTTTTAAACGAAGTTCTCTCGCATAACTTTACTTGGTGTATGGTTGGCGATCGCTGTGAGTTTTTAAATTATCGCTAAAAAACTTAAAATAGAAGATATGAGTTGGCCGTTAATTCGTCCGCCTTTACCAGGATTGATTTTATGTAGACATAGGCGGTAAAAAAAATTAAGAACTGCATGTACTTCACATGTCATGAGAAACCTGTCTTGCGGAATATGACTATAGTCACGTTTAAAAACGGTCAGAAACAAACTCAGTAAGTCCTCGTCATTAAATATATTACAGACATAAATGGAAGCCCTACTATGACACGCTTTTATCGTTGGAAATCTGGAACTGCTGCACTTATGACAATGGCAATGACTACAGTTGCCCTTACTCCTCTAATTACATTAGCTCCTGCTAATGCACAATACAATATCGGACAATCTAGAAACATCACCATTCCTTCAGGGGTAAGTTTTCCTGTGAGAGCCGACAGCGATAAAATTACTGTTAAGCCTGGGGAAACTAAATCTTTAAGACTGAAAATTGCCAATGACATTATTGATAGGAATAGAAATGTATTAATTCCTAGAAACACTGAAATTGTTGGACAACTAGAACCTGTAAATCTAGATACTTATTATAGAGATAGAGATAACAGACAAGGTGTACGGTTTGTAGCCCAAGAATTAATATTTTCTAATGGCCAACGTCAACAGATTAATGCTACTTCTCAGACATATACTACAACCGAAAAAATTTCCCAAGGACCTAATACTGGTCAGGTTTTAACTGATGCAGCTATTGGTGCAGGTGCTGGTCTTTTAGGTTCACTAGTTACAGGTAATCGAAGAATCGATGATTTAAAACCTGTGATTGGTGCGGCTGCGGGTGCAGGAGCAAGTGTACTATTACGGAAACAAGAAACTGAAGCCTTCGTCATTAGACCAGAACAGGATTTAAGACTCACATTAAATTCTAACTTGACATTATATCGCTACTAAAAATCGTTCATTTTTAGTCGTGAACTTAATCATTATCTATGAGCGATCGCCGCTTTTAATATAGTAGGCGATCGCTTAGTTTTTAATCGGAAAAATATTTAATTATCAGCAACTTTCCTGCCTTTTGTATCGTCTTCTATTATATCCACATTGGTTTGATAGCAAGTAATAGGTATTAGGTAATTGCACTATTATCTAATACCTATTTTTTAGGATATAAAGTTGTTTTAGAACTGCTATTTAGAGTAAAAATAGACATAAAACATCAAAAAAATAGGAACTTTGTATTTCATAAATGGTCTAAGTAACTAACAGAAGAAAAAATAAATTTAATGGAGTAAAAACAATGTTTACTTTAAATCGTTGGCAATCTAAAACATCTGCTCTTATGGCTTTGAGCCTTACAGTAGGTGCTATGGCTCCTT contains the following coding sequences:
- the rpmI gene encoding 50S ribosomal protein L35; translation: MPKLKTRKAAAKRFRATGTGKIVRRKAFKNHLLEHKSANKKRKLSQTALVNERDAENVRLMLPYL
- a CDS encoding conjugal transfer protein TrbI, coding for MTRFYRWKSGTAALMTMAMTTVALTPLITLAPANAQYNIGQSRNITIPSGVSFPVRADSDKITVKPGETKSLRLKIANDIIDRNRNVLIPRNTEIVGQLEPVNLDTYYRDRDNRQGVRFVAQELIFSNGQRQQINATSQTYTTTEKISQGPNTGQVLTDAAIGAGAGLLGSLVTGNRRIDDLKPVIGAAAGAGASVLLRKQETEAFVIRPEQDLRLTLNSNLTLYRY
- the rplT gene encoding 50S ribosomal protein L20, translated to MTRVKRGNVARKRRNKILKLAKGFRGSHSTLFRTANQQVMKALRSSYRDRKKKKRDFRRLWITRINAASRQHGLSYSQLMGNLKKADIQLNRKMLAQLAVLDPASFSKVAELASQAKG